Sequence from the Gemmatimonadota bacterium genome:
ACCATGGACGCTGTGCCTGACGTGGTCCGGATCCTGGACGCGCTGCATCGTGCCCGTCGACGGTCGGCCGATGGTTCCGAACAGGCCGGGCAGGGTTATGGCCTGGCTCACGCCCTCCACACGGGGGTGCTGCAACAGGACGTCCTTCCACGGCTGGTAGTTGGTCGCCACTTGCTCGACCGTCGGAATCACGATCACCTGGTCCTTTTCGAAGCCCAGATTCTCGTGCTGAATGAAGTTCAACTGGCTGAACAGGATGCCGGTGCCGATGATCAGCGCGGTGGAAATGGCAAATTGAAAAACGACCAGGATCTTCCGGGACCACGCTCCACCGGGCAGGTACGGCCGTCCTTCCTTGAGCCCTGGAATGGCCCGCATGGAGGAAAACACGAGGGCCGGGTATGCGCCCGACAGGAGTCCGATGAGGATCGCGATGAGCGGCAGGGCGAGCCACCAAAGGGGGTGCAGCCCATCGGCCGAGACGATCGGTTGACCCAGCAGCGCGTCGAAATACGGCGCGATGAAATACACGGCCGCCAGGGCGATCAACACGGCCATGATGGTCATCAGGACCGATTCCCCCAGGCACTGCCGTATCAACTGTCCCCGGGACGCACCGAGTACCTTGCGCATACCGATCTCGCGGGTCCTGTGCACAAACTGTGCGGTAGACAGGTTTACATAATTCACCGAAGCGATGACCAGGATGAACAGCCCGACGGCGATCAGGATGTACACGTAGGCCACATCGGTGTTGGCGCCGTGCTCATTTTCGAGATGGGAATATAGGTGAATGTCGGTGACGGGCTGCAGCGACAATTCGTAACGGTCGAGATCTTCCAGGTAACTCGCTTCGACATGTCTCTCCACGAAACCGGGCAGTTTCCGCTGGGTCTCCTCCAGCGGATGGCCTTCCGGCAAGACGATATAGTTATAGAACAGCGTGGAGAACCAGATCCCCGCAGACCTGTTCCATTCGAACTTGTCGTATGCTGAAGCCAGGGAAATCAGGAAGTCGGCGTGGAAGTGGGCGTTTTCCGGTATGTTCTCCATGACGCCGGTGACGGTCAGCAGCATGTATCCGTTGTCGGCGATGATCGTTTTGCCCATGGGATCTTCATCGCCAAAGTACTTCCGGGCGGTGTCTTCGCTGATGACCACCGTGTACGGCGATTCCAGGGCGTGATCCGGATCGCCTCTCACCAGGGGAAAAGTAAAGACGTCGAACAATTCATTGTTGACCCAGTACACGCTTTTCTCGTAGTAGATCCGGTCTTCGTGCTTCATGATCCACGTGCCGATGGTGGGAAGCATCCGGGCGAAGTGCTGGATTTCGGGGAAGTCGGCCTGGAGCATCGGACCCAGTTCACGGGGCGACCGCGCACTGTCGTTGAGCGTTACCCGGTAGATGCGGTCGGCCTTTTCGTGGTAGCGGTCGTAGCTCAGTTCGTAGCGCACGTACAGAAAGATCAGGATGACGCATATCATCCCGACGGCGAGACCGAGGACGTTAGTGGCCGTGTAACCCCTGTACCGGCCCATGTGACGCAGGGCCATGGCGATGTGGCTTCCCGGCATCATTCCTCCTTGCGTCCGCCGAACCGCCACTCCCGTTCGACGATCAGCCGGGCGCCGCGCCGGAACGTCACGTAGGACCAGGCCCAGTGCAGCACGACCAGCAATCGGTTCTTGAAGCCCACCAGGAAGTAGACGTGGACCACCAGCCACGTGATCCACGCGAACCAGCCGGAGAACCTGAGCCTGCCGATTTCCGCGACGGCGCGGCTGCGGCCGATGGTCGCCATCTGGCCACGGTCGACGAACCGGAAGGGCTTGCGCGGCTGGCCCGCGAGATCGCGGCAGATCGTCCGTGCCACGAACCGGCCCTGCTGGATCGCCACGGGCGCCGTGCCCGGAAGTGGCGTGCCAGTCTGGTGAGTAAAACAGGCCTGGTCGCCGGCGACGAACACGTTCGGGTATCCCGGGATGCTCAGGTCTTCGTTGACCACGACGCGGCCCCCACGGTCTGTCTCGATGCTGTCCCGGCCGACGACTTCAACCCCCCGTACACCCGCCGCCCAGAGCACCGTAGAGGACTGTATGCGCTCCGTGCCCGCCTGCACACCGTGCTCGTCGATCTCCGTCGCCAGGGTGTTCGGCCAGACCTGCACGCCGAGTTTTTCCAGGTCCCGCGCCGCCCGGACCGCCTGCTGCTCGGAGAACATCGAGAGGATGCGCGGACCCGACTCGATCAGGATGACCCGGGTAAGGCGGGTGTCGATGTGGCGGAAGTCCCTGGCGAGGGTGAATCGGCTCATCTCCCCGATGGCGCCCGCCAGCTCGACGCCCGTCGGGCCGCCACCGATGACGACGAAGGTCAGCAGTTGCCGGCGCAGGTCGGGATCGTCGGTCCGTTCCGCCGCTTCGAAGGCGCTCAGCAAGCGGCGGCGTATTTCGGTAGCCTGCGGGATCGTCTTCAGGCTCGGCG
This genomic interval carries:
- a CDS encoding NAD(P)/FAD-dependent oxidoreductase, with amino-acid sequence MKQVVIVGGGFAGLNAAKKLGGRRDVRVTLVDRQNYHLFQPLLYQVAMAGLSPADIATPIRSVLARCRNISVLQGSVEGVDPQAQTVSADFGRLAFDYLLLCCGSVPSYFGHGDWEEHAPSLKTIPQATEIRRRLLSAFEAAERTDDPDLRRQLLTFVVIGGGPTGVELAGAIGEMSRFTLARDFRHIDTRLTRVILIESGPRILSMFSEQQAVRAARDLEKLGVQVWPNTLATEIDEHGVQAGTERIQSSTVLWAAGVRGVEVVGRDSIETDRGGRVVVNEDLSIPGYPNVFVAGDQACFTHQTGTPLPGTAPVAIQQGRFVARTICRDLAGQPRKPFRFVDRGQMATIGRSRAVAEIGRLRFSGWFAWITWLVVHVYFLVGFKNRLLVVLHWAWSYVTFRRGARLIVEREWRFGGRKEE
- a CDS encoding FtsX-like permease family protein, which gives rise to MMPGSHIAMALRHMGRYRGYTATNVLGLAVGMICVILIFLYVRYELSYDRYHEKADRIYRVTLNDSARSPRELGPMLQADFPEIQHFARMLPTIGTWIMKHEDRIYYEKSVYWVNNELFDVFTFPLVRGDPDHALESPYTVVISEDTARKYFGDEDPMGKTIIADNGYMLLTVTGVMENIPENAHFHADFLISLASAYDKFEWNRSAGIWFSTLFYNYIVLPEGHPLEETQRKLPGFVERHVEASYLEDLDRYELSLQPVTDIHLYSHLENEHGANTDVAYVYILIAVGLFILVIASVNYVNLSTAQFVHRTREIGMRKVLGASRGQLIRQCLGESVLMTIMAVLIALAAVYFIAPYFDALLGQPIVSADGLHPLWWLALPLIAILIGLLSGAYPALVFSSMRAIPGLKEGRPYLPGGAWSRKILVVFQFAISTALIIGTGILFSQLNFIQHENLGFEKDQVIVIPTVEQVATNYQPWKDVLLQHPRVEGVSQAITLPGLFGTIGRPSTGTMQRVQDPDHVRHSVHGFQAAVDFVETMGMELLAGRSHRGAFRNDTEWKHIVINEAAVRVLGWETPEEAVGQQIRFASGYTHTVIGVVRDFHFRTLHLEIEPLVLFHGTGLHLVVRIRPEDIRSTLDNIEAAWSDFFPDFPFAFTFLVEDIGRQYRNEMRIGYFFGVFALVAVFLTGLGLVALVSFTAERRTREIGVRKALGASVRRLLGMLSAEFVVLVLVANIVAWPAAWLIMGRWLDNFAYRIEMGWGIFFASAGAALLISVATIGYHVTRAALANPAEVLRSE